A single region of the Deltaproteobacteria bacterium genome encodes:
- a CDS encoding DUF11 domain-containing protein, whose protein sequence is MISNTATVDYSVNAVAQPTVTSTAVDFVVDRLVDLTVTSVPVTYVAMTPNTDGAFLFTLTNTSNADLGFNLSAANNATDPFGGVDNFDPSALTTVVDAGVIGTYEPLVDTATTVDVLAEDGSVGIWVVATIPGGQGNGDIAAVTLTATARETTANGGAALVEEPNPEDPATMETVFGDGAGDTDAANAADFSDSGAYQVESADVTIAKTETLISDPVNGAAPNARHIPGAIVEYEITVTNDAGSALSATTLTISDVLPGDVLFEPDTYAVGFGIDLDGVAQSNALDLDQGSEAGGTVTVTVPSLAPGASAVITFRVSVD, encoded by the coding sequence GTGATCTCGAACACCGCTACCGTCGACTACAGCGTGAACGCCGTGGCGCAGCCCACGGTCACGAGCACGGCGGTCGACTTCGTGGTCGACCGCCTGGTCGATCTCACGGTGACTTCGGTCCCGGTGACCTATGTGGCCATGACCCCGAATACTGACGGGGCGTTCCTGTTCACCCTGACCAACACCAGCAACGCCGACCTGGGCTTCAATCTCAGCGCGGCGAACAACGCCACCGATCCCTTCGGCGGCGTGGACAACTTCGATCCTAGCGCGCTGACCACGGTGGTCGACGCGGGCGTGATCGGAACCTACGAGCCACTCGTCGACACGGCCACCACCGTCGACGTGCTCGCCGAGGACGGATCGGTGGGCATCTGGGTGGTCGCGACGATCCCCGGAGGACAGGGCAACGGCGACATCGCGGCGGTCACGCTGACCGCGACGGCGCGCGAGACCACGGCCAACGGCGGCGCCGCGCTGGTCGAGGAGCCCAACCCCGAGGATCCGGCCACGATGGAGACCGTCTTCGGCGACGGCGCGGGTGACACCGACGCCGCGAACGCGGCCGACTTCTCCGACAGCGGCGCCTACCAGGTGGAATCCGCCGACGTGACGATCGCCAAGACCGAGACGCTGATCAGCGATCCGGTGAACGGCGCCGCGCCGAACGCGCGCCACATCCCTGGCGCGATCGTCGAGTACGAGATCACGGTGACCAACGATGCCGGCTCGGCGCTCTCCGCGACGACGCTGACCATCAGCGACGTGCTTCCGGGCGACGTCCTGTTCGAGCCGGACACCTACGCCGTGGGCTTCGGCATCGACCTGGACGGAGTCGCCCAGTCGAACGCCTTGGACCTCGACCAGGGATCCGAAGCAGGCGGCACCGTCACGGTGACCGTGCCTTCGCTGGCTCCGGGCGCATCCGCGGTGATCACCTTCCGGGTGTCCGTGGACTGA